A stretch of Lathyrus oleraceus cultivar Zhongwan6 chromosome 6, CAAS_Psat_ZW6_1.0, whole genome shotgun sequence DNA encodes these proteins:
- the LOC127094630 gene encoding uncharacterized protein LOC127094630: MVTTRSGKSNEVVEEGDEEEDQLIEVDLEIKENEVVREEVVALKPTMKETIIEPKQVVKLPFSTRNKKKGQHEKNFEKSLELFKKLEINIPLLEALEQMPTYAKFMKNIISKRRTTNTKPIILTKTCSAIFQNMRIPIKKKDRGAVTVPCTIGDRSFNKALINLGASVSLMPLSIYKNLGIGVM; encoded by the coding sequence ATGGTGACAACACGAAGTGGTAAATCTAATGAAGTTGTTGAGGAAGGGGATGAAGAGGAAGACCAATTGATCGAAGTGGACCttgagatcaaagaaaatgaagttgttaGGGAAGAAGTGGTAGCACTGAAACCGACTATGAAAGAAACAATCATTGAGCCCAAGCAGGTTGTTAAGCTCCCCTTCTCCACTAGAAATAAGAAAAAAGGacaacatgagaaaaactttgaaaaatccttagagttgttcaagaagctGGAGATTAACATTCCGTTGTTGGAGGCACTTGAACAGATGCCTAcgtatgccaagttcatgaagaaTATCATTTCAAAGAGGCGTACCACTAACACTAAGCCAATTATTCTAACTaaaacttgtagtgctattttcCAGAATATGAGGATTCCGATAAAGAAGAAGGATCGAGGAGCTGTCACTGTCCCATGTACTATTGGAGATAGGTCGTTCAACAAAGCTCTTATTAATTtgggagctagtgtgagtctcaTGCCATTATCTATTTACAAGAATCTTGGTATAGGGGTTATGTAA